The proteins below are encoded in one region of Pristis pectinata isolate sPriPec2 chromosome 37, sPriPec2.1.pri, whole genome shotgun sequence:
- the LOC127586551 gene encoding polyamine-transporting ATPase 13A3-like: MERTEKRYLNAESEDEMEVFGYRPCWWKMGLVGAGTVCSGGLLLLFLYWMPQWSVKCTCQEVSLKEASVLLLWTTDEFRTCFRVPSAQHGGSGVRTTGH, translated from the exons ATGGAGAGAACGGAGAAGAGGTATCTCAATGCGGAGAGCGAGGATGAGATG GAGGTGTTTGGTTACCGGCCCTGCTGGTGGAAGATGGGTCTGGTGGGTGCAGGCACCGTGTGCAGTGGTGGCCTGCTGCTCCTCTTCCTCTACTGGATGCCTCAGTGGAGCGTCAAGTGCACGTGTCAGGAGGTCTCGCTCAAAGAGGCTTCTGTGCTGCTGCTCTGGACCACG GACGAGTTCCGCACTTGTTTCCGGGTTCCGAGTGCACAGCATGGAGGCTCCGGGGTACGAACCACTGGGCACTAG